The sequence below is a genomic window from Bradyrhizobium septentrionale.
CATAGGAAAAAGTGGTGTCGTATTATAGAGTGCCTCACCCGCCGTCCCATCGGCAGTTTGCCCCGCTGCCGCCACGAGGAATGGCCCATACTGCTTGATTCTACGTTCCAGTGTCCGAACAAAACGCATATTCTCCTGAGGGAGCTGTCCGTATTGGAGCGCAAATTCCCACTGGTCGAACGAGACCGCTGCAACGAATACGTTGAGCGGCAGTGGATCGTAACTGCGGGCCTGAATTTCGTCGCCCAGTCTGATGTGGCGGTCGGCGCTTGAGGGTTCAATTTTGTCCTCAGAAGACACGGTGCCCCACTCAAACGCATCTACTTTCGCGCCTTTTGATAGACCTTGAAACCCATACTGCCCGTTGCTCGCGATAATGCCCGCCATGTGGGTCGAATGGTGCAAACCCGACTTGAATTCTACCCACTGGCACATCCAATCCTTCGCGGGCGCCGTGTCGCCGAATGAAGGGTAGAGGTTTGGCGCTTTGGTCAACGGCACATCGATCAAGGTTACCGTGACCGGGGCCGACGAGTCCGGCAACCCGCGTTCTACAGCTGTTTGCGCGTCGAGATCGGGCTCTGCAAGCGTTACGTAATCGTACGGCTCAGCAATGGGAGCACCCGTCTTACAACTATCGCGCAACGCTTGCAGCGGCATCGCGGCGTAAGCTTTGGCGGGCGGCCGCTGCAGACGCAGCATATCGAAAGAAATGGCGGTTGATTTGAGATCAATGATGTTTGACGCAAAGTCTGCCGACTGAATATCGCTTTGCGTCTTGAAAAACAGCTGGAAGGCATCGAAATCGACCGCGCCCTTGTTACCCGCGGTCAGATTATTCTCGAGGCCCTCGGTCAGCTTGGCGTTGAGGTCACCCCAGTTGCTCAGCACCGCTTTACTGCGGGCGACCTCTCGCTCGATCGTTTTTGAATACGATATGGAGGAGCGATACTTAACCAGCCCGACATCGGGCACGAGGATGGTTTGATTAGGCTGCAGCTTATACAGTAGTGCCTGCTGCTTGTCGCCCGGATTCATCAAGCCCAACACTTGGAGGAACGGCTCACAGGGTGGCGGGTATCCAAGTGATACAATGATCTTGCACAAATTATCCGATGGTCCCACCGTGTAGGGTCGACTAGCCAGCAGGCCCGCGCGCGCGGCAACCGTGAGGACCGCAGCCATGTTCTGGCCAGCGTTACCGCCTTCAAAAGAAACGACAACACCGGGCGCTGTTCGCTTTGTCGGGTCAAATGATTGCGAAACTTTACCGCTTTCCGGCAGTGGCTTTTTGTCTTGCGCGACCGAAGCCACCGGCAGCGCGCTCGAAACAAAAAGTGACAGGATCGTAATGCCTGCAAAGTATCTCATGGTTGTAACTCTAGCTCGGTTAGCGGTACAGGTCCCGGTGGCCGCGCTGATCGCTTTCCGAGATCACGAGGTTCATCGTGCCGCCGCCTCCGCAAAAGTAATGCATGACGGACTTTGGGTCGTACTCCGTCAGCGGCTTGAAGTTATTGTCTTCAAGGTAGCAGCCTGGAACGCCGCGGATCTGCTCGTGCCGGTAGCCAATAACGTGCCCGAGTTCGTGGCGTAGCACCCCCGTGCGGTCGAAGATAGTCGTGTAAAATTGCGGACCGACGTTTAGATAGCGCTTGCTTTCGGGATCGGCCGGGAAAAACGAGGCTGCAATGAAGCGCTTTTCTCCCGGCACGTACCGCACGATAAACAACACCTTGTCGAGTTGCGGATTGCCATCAAACTCCTCCTTGTACTTTATCGACAGCCCGCATTCAGGACACACCCCCTCCCAATCCGCCGCGGCCTTTTTCATATGCTCCACTACCGTTTTGTATTCTTCGGGGGAGGAAAACGATTGGCGCGCGACCGCGTAGGTCAGTTCGCGTTTCCCTTTGGCCCAGAAGGTCGGTACGCCGTTCTTGGTCATCACGAGCAGTTCACCCGTTGGCTTCGTTGCGGGTTGGAAGCCGCGCGCTTGGAACTGGATCGTGGATTTCACCTGTTCCCGGCTCATGAGCAAATCGCCCTCAAGAAGGTAATAGGTACGGGCAGCGCCGTCCTCTGTAGTCGAAATGGTAGGCAGCTTTTTGAGAAACGCTTCAAATACGCCGTCGTTATCCGGATCGGCGAGTACCGCCTTATACTCGTCCTGGCTTTGCGCAACGCAGGCGCCGGAGAGCATCGCGAAAAACGTCAATGCCAGAGCTGTAATTCTGAACATACCTATTCCTTTCTAAAAACCTTAACGATAAAAAACGGTCCCGAACGCATGGCGGGCTAATTCCGCGCACGCACAACCCCAGGGTGACGCCTGAGGCTCAACCTTAAAGGTAGCACAAACATCGTTAGCATATTATAGATTGAGTCTATTTTCTGTCCAGATGAATTATGAAGAAATCGGCTATGCCAAAGATCAGTCGGCGTACCAGTCTCGCACTCCTCTCTGCCTCTGCTGCCGCGGTGCTCGGGCAAAGGCGCGCCTGGGCCGAAGCGTCGCCGCGTCTTATCGACGTGCATGCGCATCTTTTCAACGCGACTGACATCCCCGCTCGCAGTTTTCTGAAGATCGTGGTGCTTGATCATTACCCCGAGCAGGGTGTCGAGCGCATGCTAGATTTCGGCGAGCCAGGCGTAACGGACTGGCTTGTCTCTCTGTTTGTCTGGATCGTCGCAGGACGCGCGCCCACCGCTCGGGCGGAAATTGATTTTCTGAGCGGTCGCGGTGGTAGCTCACTGCCAGCCAGTGTCGATGCTTCGACTGCGGTTACGAAGGAGAAGTTGCGCCAGTTCCTTCAGAGCGCCGGCTCATCGGCCATGGCGAACATGTCGGTGCGACCGAATGGATTTGCATCACCGGGTGATGCCGGACGGGAAAAGTTTGTCGACGCTATCCGCAAGGCCGCCGCCCGCGGATTTCAACTATCTCCTGACGCACTTACCGACGAACAGACACTTGCCGAAGCGGCATTTCTTTCTCCAACTGACGTGGGATCGTATCTTCGGTGGTTCAATCTCTTTGCGCTCTATCGTCATGCGCTCGCCGAGCAATTGACGGCCACCTATCGAGCGCAGCAGCTGACGCCCCAACTTATCTGTCCGGCCGCCGTCAACTATTCGCATTGGCTCGATGAATATCCTACCTCGCCCTTTGCGGACCAGGTTGAGGTGATGGGACTGGTAGCCAAGCGCTCTCGTGACGTGATGATTCACGGGTATATTGGCTACGATCCGCTCGCGCAGGTCCATTTTCGGCGCCAGATCGCTGGCAGTACCGATCAACTAGCGCTTATAAGAACCGCGGTGCTTGAGCACGGCTTCCTCGGCGTTAAGCTCTATCCACCCATGGGATTTAAGCCCATGGGGAATGCGCCAGGGCAAACATATCCCCAACCTATCCTTGACCGGTTGGGCGGCCACGTAAGCGAAGGTCTAAACGAGGCCATGGAAGAGCTGTTTGCACTCTGCACACAACTCGACATCCCGATCCTAGCGCATGCAGCCGCATCAAACGGCGCGGGTCCTGAATACGCCGACCGCGCTGATCCAGCGTTCTGGTTGCCGGTGTTTACAAAATACCCGACGCTTAGGCTGTGCCTCGCGCATTTTGGCCGGTTCGATCATCGCTCGAGCGGCGCCGCACCAGGGAGCGTCTTGCCGGCCGCGAGCTGGGAGTGGGAGCTCGGCAAGTTCGTGAAATCTCACTCGCAACAGCGGCTCTTTGTTGACCTCAGTTACCTGTCGCAGGCGCAAGACGTCGACGTCGCCAATCGCAAGAAGCTTGGGACCATCATTAGAAACTTCTTGAATGAGTTTGATCCAAGCGCAGAGCGGATACTGTACGGATCTGACTGGATCATGCTTGGTCGTGAATCGAAGAGCGATACCTTCGCGACTGATCTCTTCTCGTTCCTTCGCCATGATGTTGGCCTATCGCAAGACGCGATTGAACGAGTTTGTTTCCGGAATGCCATTCGCTTCCTCGGCCTTAGCCAAGGCTCGGCGACCCGATCACGCCTTGCAAGTCTCTATCAACGTTGGCAGCTACCGTCTAAGCGTCTGGCGTTGTTCGACTCGTAGGGAAGGATGGGTCTGGGTCGAGCGCTAACGCTACCGACTTCGACATGCATTACCCTGTCGTGAAGTTCGAGTCCGCTGAGGCGCCGGTGCCTAAGCTGGAAGCGGGATAGAAGCCATTGACTGATAAGGAATTTGCCATTTGCTTATCAGTCAGCGCTCCGTCTCTGGATTCCTCAATGCTCACACGCGTAGGAAGTTGGTCCCGTCCGTACCGGCCGGCACGGAGTTGGGGGCCCAGTAGTACGCGCGCCAGGACTGAAGCCACCCTCCACAACCGGCGCTAGGCCGCCACATTGTGAACCTTGTTCGTACCCGCGCTTGAGAGCTTCGAGCCGCAACGCACGCGGTGGATACAAGGACGAGCCCTGCTCTGCATATTTGGAAGCAGCGGTAGCGAACACTTGACCAAACAAACTTCGGCCATGATACACCTCAAATCGCTTGATAGACGCGCCGCCGAACTGATCGGCCTCTAATTCAATCTGCCAGCGGTTCCTGCGAACGTCGCCGACGGAATGTCCGCAAAAGTGATGTCCGGCTTCATGTCCCAGGACTAAATAAAACCCTGGTGTATCGCCCGCGGCCCAATCTGGATCATAGGCGATAGTTCGATAGCCTTCTCCTTCGAGTGCAGCGGCGTTGTTCAATCCTAGTATCCTTCGTATCTGCAACCGCAACGCATTTATCTTGGTGGTGTTGGGAAGCCCCACCAGTTCAACAAGGATTTCGACGTCACTCACGATAGCAGCTTCCATTTTCATGTTGAGGTCCCGGAATTTTTCCTCGTGGAAGGCGAAGACATCCTTCCCGATCGTCACGCGTTGCGTCGATTGCGATAAAGCCGAGCTCCAACAAAGGAGAGCCACAAGGCAGCCTGCTCCAGTGCAGATGAATCTCATAGTTTTCTCCCTACCCTGAATGGTTGCCATTTTCTAGCGCAGAGAGTATCCTGCGACTTGCACAACGAAAACATATTTAAGTCTCTGAGATTGCTCGGCGCGCTGCGCGCGTGTTAGGGGGGCTTTTGTGCGATTGATTTTGCGGATAGTTCTCATTGCCATATTGAGCGTTGCCAGGGCTGCACCTGGCCTATGTCAATCTGGCAATTCCGCCATCCTTCGTGGCGGCGCACCTATTGGCTTTAACGTCTTACCGTCTCTCCCACCAAATGGGTTCTATGCGTGGTGCGAAACACCGAGGGGACTATGTGCGGTCCGTGGGAACGCACCAATTGCGCCGGGGTCATCATGTCACTGCGCTGAATATGCAGGGCGCACCGTTTGAAGCCAGATTCATCGACCACACACAACGCCCCCATCACGCAGGATCACCCGGCCGGCACGGGCGATGACGCAGGTACCCCGCTTCGAAACCTTCATGAAAGGTCAGTTGCGCTATATGGATTCTTGGTTTTGACTGCGGTTGCTGGATTGCTGATCGGTCTGTTTGTCGGGCATTCCTCCAGCCAGCCATTTGTTGAAAAGCAGCCAGACTTGCCTTCAATGAGCCAGTGCGTGGCCGATACACTAGCTCTCTTTGGTCAGAAAAATCCCCCGACTTCCGAAACCGCTCGCGATGCGCGTGACCATTGCTATTCGTTGATTCAGTCTCAGGGGTTGCTGAGTGACTTCGCCCTTCGGAAGCTGAACTTCTTCCAACAGTACCGAACCAGTGGCGTGCTGATGTGGATGGTTGTGGCAGTTACACTTTCCGGCGTGATGCTGGCTGGCTTTCAGCTCTGGGCGTCGTATCGACTCGCAGTCGCCTATCAAGCCAGTTTGGGCAACAATAACGGTGGTGAACTAACCCTAGAGCGCAATCGGCTCGTTTTGAAATCATCCATAACGGGCCTTTTCATTCTGCTGATATCGTTCTGTTTCTTTCTGGTCTTCGTAATATACGTCTATAGAATTGAACCAATGGTGGATCACAGCAATTCGGTATCCCCGCCGATTCCCACCCTTCCTATGGGGGGCCTTGGTGCTCCTTCCCCCGCAAAGGGCGGACCGTAGAGCCTAGCTCGGCATCGAGCCGCAGAAGCACGGGCTGGATCGCCAGCAGCAACAGTCTCCCAACTGACCCATTCATATGAGAAGACACGGCCAAAACTGATAAGCTTTGCGACCAAACCTTATCAGTCGAACGACGGTCTCATGAGGCGTTATCTTAATGCCGACAACGACAATAGCTTCTCCGGTGTCTCCTCCGCCTGCCCCGTCTGGAAGCAAGGAAGCATGCGTAGGAACCACAGCTCGCGCGGATTGCGATAGATTACATGTTCGTCGATGCCGCTTCGAGGCCCGGATATCGGGCGCTCCTGTCATTCGCCGGAGCTGGACCAATTAAACGATAGCACCAGAGTTGTTGCTTTTTGTTGATCCGTCACTGCTTAAACTCATCGCCCTCTATTCTGGCCGCATACCGACTGACTGCCCACGCGAAGCTCGGCTCTGTTTCGTATGTGCGGATCCTCGAAATCATTACCGGAAAAGGTTCGAGATGCGTGAATGGCGAAAGGAACAGCGGCGCTCATCCGGGCTTACGTCAGGATCGTTACACCTCCGAGGCTTTGTCCGCACACTAAGTACCCTGCGCCGCCGGATCAGCAAGACAACGCATGGGAAAACCGGGTGTTGCGTAATCAAAGTATAGATCGCTTGCGCTGATGATCCGCAACAACATTCGATGAAAGACAACTTTTAGCAACTTGTTATCTTGAATTAGGGACAGCTCGCCTCCGGCTTCCATTTCGTTGCCATGAGCTGCATCGTTCCGGCGTTTCCAGGCGAGCGCCTCCTCTGGTCCAAGCTCGATGCCGATTTCTCGCAAAAGCGCTTCCATTTTGGCTTTCTGATGCACCCTGTTCAGTGAGCCGATATTCTCGCGGAGGGCGGCTTTGCTTTCGTCAGGCAGAGGCGATCGAGCTATCACGCCGTCGATCTCGTCGCTGAAACTCTTCCAGAGAGGCCGATCGGCGATTATTTTTGTCTGGACCTTCATTGGACCAGCTGCGATGTACCGCCGCTGCAACGCGTCGATGGCAGCACCGAAATGGACGCCAACAATATGCGGTGCCGCGCATAAGGCATGCCAGTAAGCCCATTCTAGATTTCCAAAATCTAGCTCATCATACTTCTCGACAATGGCATTCAGTACACGGTTGAGGCGAACGCGGTCTATACCGTGCTGCCAATTCATATGCAACGGCGCGGGATGGAGCACCGGCAACTCGAATACTGCTCTTCCAATACTGTAAGCATCATTCAATCGAAACGAATGGACCTTCCAGTCTTCTGTGTAAGCGACACTCCCTAGGTCGACGAGAAAGGCGCCAAGCGCGAACGAAAGGGCATTCTCATTCGTTTGCGAAACTGCTGGTCGGGAGTTCCGAGATAGACGATGCACCCCGGTCTTTGATGGTCACTGACTTCCTTTCGATCCAGCGCACAGAAAAACGCCTTCTTGCCAGCCACTAAGAGCTTCGCGGCGCGTCTACCGAAGCCCTCGTTGCCTTCGGAGCTGGTCAGGGTTATGCCATCGTCATTTTCGACGATCCGCCTCGGCCTAGCTGTTGATACTTTCCTCCTAATTGTGTCCGGCCAATGAAATAAATCTGGAACGTTGTCCAGCCAATCGATCGTGTATGCGGGTTTCGTGTTGGCGTCGATAATCGCATCTATTCGATGCACGCGCGTCTCTTCAATCAAGTCGAGCTGATTCTCCGCATGATGGTGCGACGTCCTGACGGAGTAGGGTTGGATGCCACTGAGCACAACTCTAGTGCCAGCATTATTTGTTAGCTCCGCGACATCGGTATTCAGGCGAACGGTCCCCGAAGGGACGTTTGGCGCCAATGATTGCGCGTCGGTGGGTGCCCGCGTCTCCAGAATGATGTTGAGCTTTTCATTTCAACGAATGGAGAGGCTGTGAATTGGCGCATGCAATGGCCCCGGATTCGTAACCCGAAAATGTCCCTCGTTAATTAGCTCAAAGGGTTCTCGCTCCCAGCCGATCAAAGTACTGTCCTCCTTGTGAGCTTCCGGCTCTCCTCAAGGCGCGAAAGAGCGTCGCCTGAGACGCAGTTTCCGAATGCTGATGAGCGGTCGTTCTCAGTCATGCCTTCACTAAACCGCGGGACGACTGACAGAAAAGCCCTCATCCCGTGAAATGCGGGATAGCCGCCTCGCGAAGCGGCGCCACAAGGAACGTCGTGTCGCTCGCCGGAGGCACTTGCGCGAAGGGGCCGCCACCTTGCGGCGTCGCTATCACTGCCCCGAATCCGGGCATCATCTCTCCCGGCGCGCCCGCTGCGCTGTCGCACCGCTATCTTCCCTGGTTAAACAGAGCCAAACAGGTGCCGTGCCCTGACGCGCCCAAAAGCGAAGAGATCGTTCAGCTTCTTGCGGGTGATACTGGGCGCGTTGGGCGACCGATCGGGATCGTGATTGCCTCCGTTGTCGAGGAATAGAGCATGTACTCGTCCTGCAGACCGGTTACCGCCGTACATCCACGTGTCTTCGACAAATGCTTTTGGGTCCTCGCTTGACGCGATTAGGTAGCGCATGAGTGCCGTCGCGTAGTCCGCACCATTCTGGAGCTGTAGCAGATGCTCATCCATAAGGCGCACCGTCCGCTGGGCAATAGCAATGAGAAACGCAAGATCGTTTAGCGAGGGCGGCTCCCGAGATCCGAAGCGTTTCAATGCACTCGTGATGTCTGTCCCCTGGAAGCCTTTGGCGAAACCTGGCGCGGCCCCGGTCAACGTCTTGCGGATGGAAAGGCCCAGATCAAAACGATAGTCGCGATGCACAAACTGGTTTCGCCACGTCACCAGCAGATAGAGCGCCGCGATATATTCTTTCGGAACCGTTTTCGGGTAATGGCTTGCCAAAGCTTCGAGCCGTTCGGCCACGGTTGGTCGTCGTTGGTCGCCAGGTTCCTTACGACCGTTCAGCGTGTCATTGAGCTCTGGCGCAGTCAGACCCGGGATACGGGATAAGACCCGCATGTACTGATCGAGCCCGTCTACCAACGCGACCATGCAGCCCTTCAGGACGTAATCGCGGCTATCATCCCATTCTTTTTTTACACCGGGCTTGGTCCACGGAACGGCCAACCCCTTGGGTTTGATTGGCGTGGTGCTCGTTAGGGTTTCGATCGCTACAAGCAGCGTATTGAGATGGCGGTTCGCATCGCCAGCGGTTCGTCGAAACGCCACCAGGGCGGGCGAGAGTTCAAAGCCAATAACCTGATCCTGCTGTGCAGCCGGCGAAGACACCTTTTTGGCCTTTGCGGTCATCACGATCCTCGCGAAAAACGATGTTTAGGCGTCTCGGCCCTTCGAGTGACGATCCTCGCCCTCACGCACTAACGAGCATCGAATCCGACCGCAGCCACTGATAGGCTCTTGTTAGAAACCTTATCATTTGACCAATGACTCCGATTGCGACCAGATCTTATCTGCCAAGACAAATGCGCACCATGTCCGCAAACCGGATCACGCTGACGCTATTTGACTGCCAATCGAAGTAG
It includes:
- a CDS encoding S8/S53 family peptidase, translating into MRYFAGITILSLFVSSALPVASVAQDKKPLPESGKVSQSFDPTKRTAPGVVVSFEGGNAGQNMAAVLTVAARAGLLASRPYTVGPSDNLCKIIVSLGYPPPCEPFLQVLGLMNPGDKQQALLYKLQPNQTILVPDVGLVKYRSSISYSKTIEREVARSKAVLSNWGDLNAKLTEGLENNLTAGNKGAVDFDAFQLFFKTQSDIQSADFASNIIDLKSTAISFDMLRLQRPPAKAYAAMPLQALRDSCKTGAPIAEPYDYVTLAEPDLDAQTAVERGLPDSSAPVTVTLIDVPLTKAPNLYPSFGDTAPAKDWMCQWVEFKSGLHHSTHMAGIIASNGQYGFQGLSKGAKVDAFEWGTVSSEDKIEPSSADRHIRLGDEIQARSYDPLPLNVFVAAVSFDQWEFALQYGQLPQENMRFVRTLERRIKQYGPFLVAAAGQTADGTAGEALYNTTPLFPMNLGDLPSVLVVTACGPCGVANTRLMPSANFGAGDRKFVHIAAPGGENVPGWVSEKAISATPGTSQAAAYVAGVATAMISNFPQSYKEGSALKARLQVTSRPLTGSFGVPHPDNPKINAGVVDPILALLNPTKHWLKQNGKWRDVKLAPANAFDFRDSTSAEDVRVRLRDVRRIYRMPGAGASRWTLYVDYAAPTDAVANEIKRLGPLQALSGSTAIAQFCGASGTTALRLEEVDDLVVAKQGFRPADCK
- a CDS encoding amidohydrolase family protein, with protein sequence MKKSAMPKISRRTSLALLSASAAAVLGQRRAWAEASPRLIDVHAHLFNATDIPARSFLKIVVLDHYPEQGVERMLDFGEPGVTDWLVSLFVWIVAGRAPTARAEIDFLSGRGGSSLPASVDASTAVTKEKLRQFLQSAGSSAMANMSVRPNGFASPGDAGREKFVDAIRKAAARGFQLSPDALTDEQTLAEAAFLSPTDVGSYLRWFNLFALYRHALAEQLTATYRAQQLTPQLICPAAVNYSHWLDEYPTSPFADQVEVMGLVAKRSRDVMIHGYIGYDPLAQVHFRRQIAGSTDQLALIRTAVLEHGFLGVKLYPPMGFKPMGNAPGQTYPQPILDRLGGHVSEGLNEAMEELFALCTQLDIPILAHAAASNGAGPEYADRADPAFWLPVFTKYPTLRLCLAHFGRFDHRSSGAAPGSVLPAASWEWELGKFVKSHSQQRLFVDLSYLSQAQDVDVANRKKLGTIIRNFLNEFDPSAERILYGSDWIMLGRESKSDTFATDLFSFLRHDVGLSQDAIERVCFRNAIRFLGLSQGSATRSRLASLYQRWQLPSKRLALFDS